Below is a window of Naumovozyma castellii chromosome 9, complete genome DNA.
CTAAGTCTTTTAGTAGGCAACCCTCGGAGAAACAAAACCGATGATTTGACAAAGCAACGACATATTCCCTCCTTTTATCGGCTGCACAGAATTGGAGAAGACTAAGAGCTCCGGATGCTACTCTCCCTCTTAGTAGACGGTCACCAATAACATCACTGATGCTCTTCTTTCCTCGGACAAATAATAGGGAACATCTCTCGCCCACCAGTAGACAGGTCTTTATATTACCGCCatattgtttttcaaataatatgGTTTGAGTTAATACTAACCAATTATTTTGTGTTGCAATTTccatcttttcttcaaacgGATGTGAATCGGGGTTTTTAGGTGGTAGAAGAGACAGTACTCCTCTGTGGTACCGAACAGAACTCTACCAACCGTGGTCAAATATTCAACCGATGGGTTTTGGAAATAATAGAATGCTGGATCTGCAGATGTACTTAGATTATTTTTAACTGTCgatattgaaattagaTCATGTACCAATGTTCGACCGTCATGGGAATAAAAAGATATGTCCATAGGATGGGCCATTCTGAAATTAACTTAATATCTTTGGTCAACCAACTCTGTTAGAGTGTTGGATCCAGTAGTAGATAAAACTGGGAATGATCTTGCTCTTCAATAAGTATATGTCAAGGATTGAATGAGGGGTGGACTCTTCTCAATACTCGAGCGTCGAGTCCCCTCTTTTGCCACTCCGGAGGGTAATCGCCGGAGTATAGCAACCGCCTTAAAGCCACATTGAACGTTATCAGCTGGAATATATAAGTATGACTGATAATTATTGCTATAATACAAGGAGAACTGGAACACAAAGACTAGAATCTTATTACATTGTGCCCTCTCTACAATtctttttgaaaacttttataaattattgGTCAAAATTCACGACCCCTTCACTCAGTTCTAGCGACTCTATATAATATGTGTTTCTAAAAGCAAGAATCAGGTGCAAGCTCTGTGGCATTTACAATTCGTTTCCAATCAAGTTTTATTTCATAAGAATGAAAGACAAgccaaaaaaatatttgttttgttttcatAGTTTTTAATTcgaaaaaatataaatgtACTGTTTTTAAGTTATTCATTTATCTGAATTACATAGATGCGTGATGTAACACtatatgataatgataCTTCTTTTTTGTTTAAAACAGGGATGAAGGATGTATGCAAGTTTTGTTTTCAGTATCCGTGTTCTATCAAGTTTGTATTTtatgttatattttttcttttggatTAATGTTGCAAGTCCTTTGAATGAGACGTAATTAAATCGTCTTGATATTGTAACAATATGTTGTTAAAGCTAGGCAAAAATTCATCCttaacaattttttcaatatcttttgaGAATCCGGTCAATTTCATCTCGAATGAATCCTCATCATGCATGAATTCGGGAATGGATAAAGTTCCCTTCTCAATAGCATCTTCTGCTTCCTGTTCTTCCTGTTCAtcattgataatttgaatgGAGAAATCCATTTGTAAATCAAAATAACAAATGGGTTTCCCCTTTCTTTGTGAAACATTGGAGTCCCCAGTAATCTTATCAATTTGGTTgattttaattattttggATTTGTCATTAGTGACCACTTGgaaatcatttaatttctcGTTAAAATAATCTTTAGTCCATGGTAAAGTATTCTTATCCACCCAATGCCAGTTATTTGGATTCAAAACGACCATATTTACCTCGAATTAAAAAtgcaaaaaaataaaagttaAAATTAAAGGACAGAAAGACTTCAGCTAATTTTCACTCGTACGTAAGATCTCTCTTAGTCGATGCTTATCACTATTACCTCAAGGCTACTTTTAACACTTTACGTGGtataatgatgaaaagCCTCggtggaaaatttttttttccatttatttCTGGTGCGGTGTCTGGCTTTTTTTCGGAATTTTACTTTGTAAAGGGATAGTAGATTTCAGTAATTTGATATTGGTTGGTTTATATTGTAAATTATCCAACCAGGGGAACTTTGATGCTTGCTCATTGGTATCCATTTGAGATTCAATTTGGGTCAAGAATGTGGAATCCAACTTGTCATTGCATTGGATCAATAGTAATCCATTATCTATATCCTTATCGCGAATGGCATCCCTAAGAAGATCTAATGATCCCTTAGGGAGCTGAACCAACGTGACTTTGGTCTTGGAAATGTAGCTTAGGATAGGTATCTGTTGCAATAAAATGGAGGGAATATCCTGGTCTTTGTTACAGACAAATAATATAACGTTGCAGGAGGGTTCTGTTTTCGACAAATACGAAACGATCTCGTTATAATTGATAAGAATGTCCCATGGCCACTGGCTTATAGGCACTGAGGATTCGTTTAAATGCTTACATTTGTTCAATATTGTATTCTTCAACAGTTGAACAACGAATTTCTGATCCTTTAGGTGCGGCCATGAGTTTAATTCGTTAGTGAAGGGAGATTCCAGGATGGGTTTGTACACCTGTCTTCTCTTGGCAAACCTCTTATCCAACGCCTTCAATGAGTTTGACATGTTAGCTGACCCGATTGTGCTATTCTATATTGCCCTGTCACCTCTCA
It encodes the following:
- the HCH1 gene encoding Hch1p (ancestral locus Anc_3.80): MVVLNPNNWHWVDKNTLPWTKDYFNEKLNDFQVVTNDKSKIIKINQIDKITGDSNVSQRKGKPICYFDLQMDFSIQIINDEQEEQEAEDAIEKGTLSIPEFMHDEDSFEMKLTGFSKDIEKIVKDEFLPSFNNILLQYQDDLITSHSKDLQH
- the POP3 gene encoding Pop3p (ancestral locus Anc_3.79); translation: MSNSLKALDKRFAKRRQVYKPILESPFTNELNSWPHLKDQKFVVQLLKNTILNKCKHLNESSVPISQWPWDILINYNEIVSYLSKTEPSCNVILFVCNKDQDIPSILLQQIPILSYISKTKVTLVQLPKGSLDLLRDAIRDKDIDNGLLLIQCNDKLDSTFLTQIESQMDTNEQASKFPWLDNLQYKPTNIKLLKSTIPLQSKIPKKSQTPHQK